A stretch of DNA from Pseudonocardia hierapolitana:
TCGCCCTGCTCGACCCGGCGTCCCTGCGAACCGCCACGGTCGTCGCGCTGGAGGAGGCGCACACGCTGAGCCTGACCCGCGCCCAGCTCGACGAGCTGCGCCGCCACCACCCGCACATCGACCGGTTCCTCACCGAGACGCTCGCGGGCCACGTCCGGAGGTTGTCGTCGATGGTGCTCGAGGCGCTCTACCTGCCGGTGGACGCCCGGGTGGCCCGCCAGCTCGCCCGGCTGGCCGGTCTGTACCCGGGCGCGACGGGCAGCGCGGAGATCCGCCTCACCCAGGACGACCTCGCCGGCATGGCCGGCACCACGCGGGCCACCACCAACAAGGTGCTCCAGGAGCTCGCCGCGCAGGGCGTGCTGAGCCTGAGCAGGGGCCGGATCGTGGTGCGGGATCGGCTCGCACTGGATCGGGCCGGGCGGTGACGACGCCCGCGGCGCCACCCGTCG
This window harbors:
- a CDS encoding Crp/Fnr family transcriptional regulator yields the protein MTRAHPSLLQGLDEAARERLIATSRPRRFRAREIVCHEGDPGDTFHIVMSGRLAVHVTTPLGHSATLALLGPGDTFGELALLDPASLRTATVVALEEAHTLSLTRAQLDELRRHHPHIDRFLTETLAGHVRRLSSMVLEALYLPVDARVARQLARLAGLYPGATGSAEIRLTQDDLAGMAGTTRATTNKVLQELAAQGVLSLSRGRIVVRDRLALDRAGR